From Halotia branconii CENA392, the proteins below share one genomic window:
- a CDS encoding lysophospholipid acyltransferase family protein: MPRSIQSTQPPLKFITPRFNPFVLQIMRWLLPFILRFRTRPWLPAGIVHIEGKNAEILAKLYQQFQADEIRFLIAFRHPEVEDPLCMLYLLSRIVPRVARQQGIVLQHPVHSYFVYDRGMTVWTGKWLGWLFSRIGGVPIHRGRRLDRQAIQTARELFVNGKLPIAVAPEGGNNGHSGIVSPLEPGVAQMGFWCVEDLHKANRSETVFIVPVGIQYSYAQQPWSKIDWLLSKLEADSGLPLQEIDVSASPNQSEIYYQRICRLGEYLITEMEEFYRRFYHQDIPKTIDSTNFNQALIDRLHHLMDTALKVAEQYFGIQPQGNFIDRCRRLEEAGWNYIYREDLPDIDALPPFKRGLADWIAEEADLRMRHMRLVESFVAVNSTYIQEQPTAERFAETTLLMFDMLSRIKDTTFPGRPRLGWKEAQITVGEPISVTERWKNLSSDRHAVRQAVSILTNDLQVALEKLLG; this comes from the coding sequence TTGCCTAGATCGATTCAATCTACTCAACCACCACTAAAATTTATTACTCCCCGATTTAACCCGTTTGTACTCCAGATTATGCGGTGGTTACTGCCTTTTATCTTGAGATTCCGGACTAGACCTTGGCTACCTGCTGGTATTGTTCATATTGAAGGCAAGAATGCTGAGATATTAGCCAAACTTTATCAACAATTCCAGGCTGATGAAATTCGCTTTTTAATTGCGTTTCGTCATCCAGAGGTGGAAGATCCTCTTTGTATGCTGTATCTGCTCTCCCGGATTGTACCACGAGTAGCCCGTCAGCAAGGTATAGTGTTGCAACACCCAGTTCATAGCTATTTTGTTTATGACCGAGGTATGACTGTGTGGACTGGTAAATGGTTGGGTTGGTTGTTTTCTCGCATTGGTGGTGTACCGATTCATCGTGGTAGGCGATTAGACAGGCAAGCTATTCAAACAGCACGGGAGTTATTTGTTAACGGTAAATTACCGATCGCAGTTGCACCGGAAGGCGGTAACAATGGTCATAGTGGCATTGTTAGTCCTTTAGAACCCGGTGTCGCCCAAATGGGGTTTTGGTGTGTTGAAGACTTGCACAAAGCCAACCGTTCTGAGACTGTTTTCATTGTGCCAGTCGGCATCCAGTACAGCTACGCCCAACAACCTTGGTCGAAAATAGATTGGCTATTGAGTAAATTAGAAGCTGATAGCGGTTTGCCATTGCAAGAAATCGATGTGTCTGCAAGCCCCAATCAATCAGAAATTTACTATCAACGCATCTGTCGTCTTGGTGAATATTTAATTACTGAGATGGAAGAATTTTATCGTCGCTTTTATCATCAAGACATCCCCAAAACCATCGACTCTACTAACTTTAATCAAGCGTTAATTGATAGACTGCACCACTTAATGGATACGGCTTTAAAAGTTGCCGAACAATATTTTGGAATCCAACCACAGGGTAATTTTATAGATCGCTGTCGCCGTTTAGAAGAAGCAGGTTGGAATTATATTTATCGAGAAGATTTACCAGACATTGATGCTTTACCACCTTTCAAACGTGGACTAGCAGATTGGATTGCTGAAGAAGCAGACTTACGGATGCGACACATGCGTTTAGTAGAAAGTTTTGTTGCAGTTAATTCTACTTATATTCAAGAACAGCCTACTGCTGAAAGATTTGCCGAAACAACGCTGTTGATGTTCGATATGCTTTCTCGAATTAAGGATACAACATTTCCAGGGCGACCCCGTTTAGGTTGGAAAGAAGCGCAGATCACAGTAGGTGAGCCAATTTCAGTCACAGAACGCTGGAAAAATCTTTCAAGCGATCGCCATGCAGTTAGACAGGCGGTAAGTATTTTAACAAATGATTTGCAAGTTGCGTTAGAGAAATTGCTGGGATGA
- a CDS encoding Rpn family recombination-promoting nuclease/putative transposase, with translation MIDHDRLFKELISTFFVEFLDLFLPQIAKDIDKDEIQFLPQEVFNDVTSGEKKEIDLLAQVRYQQQETYFLIHVENQSYSQSEFAKRMFKYFARLYEKYDLPIYPVVIFSFDEPKRLEPRNHRVTFPDLNVLDFNFAAIQLNQLSWRNYLTQSNPVAAALMSKMNIPKEERPQVKAECLRLLTTLKLDPARMQLISGFVDVYLNLNMTEEEVFKANVDRMGLTNEEVYMEIVTSWKREGLREGLREGLREGRQEGRQEGRQEERRAGITKFLQLRFGEIDAQLEAIIPQLMELSTDEYMSLIYQASRDDLLSRFHGES, from the coding sequence ATGATTGACCACGATCGTTTATTTAAAGAATTAATTTCAACGTTTTTTGTCGAATTTTTAGATTTATTTCTGCCACAAATTGCCAAAGATATCGATAAAGATGAAATTCAGTTTTTACCGCAGGAAGTGTTCAATGATGTTACTTCTGGAGAAAAGAAAGAAATTGATTTGTTGGCACAGGTACGTTATCAGCAGCAGGAAACTTATTTTTTAATTCACGTTGAGAATCAATCTTATAGTCAGTCAGAATTTGCCAAGCGGATGTTTAAATATTTTGCTCGACTGTATGAAAAATATGATTTACCAATTTATCCGGTGGTAATTTTCTCTTTTGATGAACCAAAACGTCTTGAACCGAGAAATCACCGTGTTACCTTTCCAGATTTAAACGTACTTGATTTTAATTTTGCTGCAATTCAATTAAATCAGCTAAGTTGGCGGAATTATTTAACGCAGTCAAATCCTGTAGCAGCAGCTTTGATGTCCAAGATGAATATTCCTAAAGAGGAACGTCCGCAGGTGAAAGCGGAATGTTTGCGGTTATTGACAACCTTAAAGCTAGACCCAGCAAGGATGCAATTAATTTCGGGATTTGTGGATGTATATTTAAATTTGAATATGACAGAAGAAGAAGTGTTTAAAGCCAATGTCGATAGAATGGGATTAACCAACGAGGAGGTCTATATGGAAATTGTCACAAGTTGGAAACGAGAAGGTCTTCGAGAAGGTCTTCGAGAAGGTCTTCGAGAAGGTCGTCAGGAAGGTCGTCAGGAAGGTCGTCAGGAAGAACGACGGGCTGGTATTACTAAATTTCTTCAGTTGCGGTTTGGGGAAATAGATGCTCAATTGGAGGCAATTATTCCCCAATTAATGGAGTTATCAACTGATGAATACATGAGTTTGATTTATCAAGCTAGCCGCGACGACTTATTGTCGCGGTTTCACGGCGAATCTTAA
- the leuD gene encoding 3-isopropylmalate dehydratase small subunit has protein sequence MVSEVKAVSGRGVPLVGNDIDTDRIIPARYLKAITFDGLGEGVFIDDRTALKGEHPFDQPQYQGAKILIVNRNFGCGSSREHAPQAIAKWGIQALIGESFAEIFFGNCVAMGIPCLTADAVTVKQLQKLVASNPQAAVTVNLETLQVQIDDYTAPVAIGEGTRSTFIAGTWDACGQLVANADQVRATAVKLPYVSWGKLSKN, from the coding sequence ATGGTAAGTGAAGTTAAAGCAGTTTCAGGGCGTGGTGTACCTTTGGTAGGCAATGATATAGATACCGATCGCATCATTCCTGCTCGTTATCTGAAAGCTATCACCTTTGATGGATTAGGTGAAGGTGTGTTCATTGATGACCGCACAGCCCTAAAAGGTGAACATCCTTTTGACCAACCCCAATACCAAGGCGCGAAGATTTTAATTGTCAATCGCAACTTTGGTTGTGGTTCCTCACGGGAACACGCACCACAGGCGATCGCTAAATGGGGAATCCAAGCTTTAATCGGTGAAAGTTTTGCGGAAATCTTTTTTGGTAACTGCGTGGCTATGGGTATACCTTGTTTAACAGCTGATGCTGTTACCGTTAAACAACTCCAAAAACTAGTCGCTAGCAATCCCCAGGCAGCCGTGACAGTGAATCTGGAAACTTTGCAAGTGCAAATTGATGATTATACAGCCCCAGTTGCGATCGGTGAAGGGACAAGAAGTACTTTCATTGCTGGAACTTGGGATGCTTGCGGTCAGTTAGTAGCTAACGCTGACCAAGTTAGAGCAACTGCTGTAAAATTACCTTACGTTAGTTGGGGCAAGTTAAGCAAAAACTAG
- the leuC gene encoding 3-isopropylmalate dehydratase large subunit, translating into MSKGTLFDKVWDLHTVGTLPSGLTQLFIGLHLIHEVTSPQAFAMLRERGLKVLFPEQTVATVDHIVPTENQARPFSDRLAEDMIQALEQNCQENNITFYNIGSGSQGIVHVIAPEQGLTQPGMTIACGDSHTSSHGAFGAIAFGIGTSQVRDVLASQTLALAKLKVRKIEVNGTLNPGVYAKDVILHIIRTLGVKGGVGYAYEFAGTTFEQMNMEERMTVCNMAIEGGARCGYVNPDQVTYDYLQGRDFAPKGADWDKAVNWWESIKSDADAEYDDVVVFDAAEIPPTVTWGITPGQGIGVNQFVPKPEDLLEEDRFIAEEAYSYMDLFPGQPIKGTKIDVCFIGSCTNGRISDLREAAKIAQGRHVAEGVKAFVVPGSERVKQEAEAEGLHKIFQAAGFEWREPGCSMCLAMNPDKLQGRQISASSSNRNFKGRQGSSSGRTLLMSPAMVATAAIKGEVSDVRELM; encoded by the coding sequence ATGAGCAAAGGTACCTTGTTCGATAAAGTTTGGGACTTACACACCGTTGGTACACTTCCTTCAGGGCTAACGCAACTGTTTATCGGGCTGCATTTAATTCATGAAGTGACCAGTCCCCAAGCCTTTGCTATGTTACGCGAGAGGGGATTAAAAGTACTGTTCCCAGAACAAACTGTAGCTACAGTCGATCATATTGTACCGACAGAAAATCAAGCCCGCCCCTTTAGCGATCGCTTGGCGGAAGATATGATCCAAGCCCTAGAACAAAATTGTCAAGAAAATAATATTACTTTTTATAACATTGGTTCTGGCAGTCAAGGAATAGTCCATGTGATTGCCCCAGAACAAGGGCTTACCCAACCAGGAATGACGATCGCCTGTGGAGATAGCCATACTTCTAGTCATGGAGCATTTGGGGCGATCGCTTTTGGTATCGGTACTAGTCAAGTGCGGGATGTTCTTGCCTCTCAAACCTTAGCCCTAGCTAAATTGAAAGTCCGTAAAATTGAAGTTAACGGCACTCTCAACCCTGGTGTTTACGCTAAAGATGTCATTTTGCATATCATCCGCACCCTTGGCGTGAAAGGTGGTGTCGGCTACGCTTATGAATTTGCAGGCACTACCTTTGAGCAAATGAACATGGAAGAGAGGATGACCGTTTGTAATATGGCGATCGAGGGTGGTGCTAGGTGCGGTTATGTTAATCCCGATCAAGTTACTTACGATTATTTACAAGGCAGAGACTTTGCTCCTAAAGGTGCAGATTGGGACAAAGCTGTAAATTGGTGGGAATCCATCAAGAGTGATGCTGATGCTGAGTATGATGATGTGGTCGTTTTCGACGCTGCCGAAATTCCCCCGACAGTCACTTGGGGAATCACTCCCGGTCAAGGAATTGGCGTTAATCAGTTCGTTCCCAAACCGGAAGATTTATTAGAAGAAGATCGGTTTATTGCTGAAGAAGCTTACAGCTACATGGATTTGTTTCCCGGTCAGCCAATTAAAGGCACAAAAATTGATGTCTGCTTTATCGGTAGCTGTACCAATGGTAGAATTAGCGACTTGCGGGAAGCTGCAAAAATTGCCCAAGGTCGCCATGTCGCAGAGGGAGTCAAAGCCTTTGTTGTTCCTGGTTCAGAACGCGTCAAACAAGAGGCAGAAGCTGAAGGATTGCACAAAATCTTCCAAGCAGCGGGATTTGAATGGCGCGAACCTGGGTGTTCTATGTGCCTAGCTATGAACCCCGACAAACTCCAAGGCAGACAAATTAGCGCTTCTTCCTCTAACCGCAACTTTAAAGGACGGCAAGGTTCGTCTTCTGGTCGCACATTACTGATGAGTCCGGCGATGGTCGCCACAGCTGCAATTAAAGGCGAAGTGTCTGATGTGCGCGAATTGATGTAA